A window of the Tessaracoccus sp. MC1865 genome harbors these coding sequences:
- a CDS encoding PEP/pyruvate-binding domain-containing protein: MAENFNLVSTGTAGLDRIVDSLRLGDNVVWQVDSLDDYRRVVEPFVRQALADGRRITYVRYGAHAPVVDDPAVEVVEIEPGGGFEAFATAVHTMAAERGRLAFYVFDCLTDLLSGWHSDLAVANFFQVTCPFLYELDTVAYFPLVRGEHTYATVAAIRSTTQLLLDLYGVDDELYVHPLKVFGRHSPTMFFPHALQGDEARPITSSEASARLFARMSDTFDPPDHWQSLVQTGRNALRSGDEGEVAGAKSLLLRMLVGGEGRMVELAEDYLTLDDLVATASREIGTGAIGGKALGMLVARAILARQPQFRAKMEAHDSFFLGADLWYTYVVANGWWRLWMQQKTPEGYFSAGAELHQKLPTGRFPPSVRDHFMRMLEYFGQSPIIVRSSSLLEDNFGNAFAGKYESVFCAGQGSPEDRYRRFEDAVRAVYASVMSAEALEYRRDRGLSHLDEQMAVLVQRVSGDHHGDLFFPHAGGVGNSSNLYVWEPGIDLEAGMLRVVFGLGTRAVDRTHEDYARIVTLDVPSRRPIVEEGMERRYSQRYVDVVSLSANELVTEPLLDMLSGAAGDPDGRVGADWSLFLTPDRGALRRLQELGRSATQPQMICDLQGLLTTTDFGTLMRGVLASLAEAYDYPVDIEFTLNFRPDGDYRFNLVQCRPLQTRGLGKAVLMPEVADTADCLFSSNGTFMGGNVRLPIGAVVYVRPKRYLSLGHQDRYAVARLVGQATRALKGKGVMAIGPGRWGTTTPSLGVPVSFSEIAAADALIEYTYPDADFHPDLSYGSHFFQDIVEGETFYAAIFDGRPGYVFNHEKLTTQPNEILSIVPNADPAIAEVVHVVSRESLVLYSDVVNQRVFCC, encoded by the coding sequence TGGTGTGGCAGGTCGATTCCCTCGACGACTACCGCCGCGTCGTGGAGCCCTTCGTGCGGCAGGCCCTCGCCGACGGACGCCGCATCACTTATGTGCGCTACGGCGCCCACGCGCCCGTGGTGGACGATCCCGCCGTCGAGGTGGTCGAGATCGAGCCCGGAGGCGGTTTCGAGGCGTTCGCCACGGCGGTGCACACCATGGCCGCTGAGCGGGGCAGGCTCGCGTTCTACGTCTTCGACTGCCTCACGGATCTCCTGAGCGGGTGGCACTCGGACCTGGCCGTGGCCAACTTCTTCCAGGTCACCTGCCCCTTCCTCTACGAGTTGGACACCGTGGCCTACTTTCCGCTGGTGCGCGGCGAGCACACCTACGCCACGGTCGCCGCCATCCGCTCCACCACCCAGCTGCTGCTGGATCTCTACGGCGTCGACGACGAGCTGTACGTGCACCCCCTCAAGGTCTTCGGGCGCCACTCGCCCACGATGTTCTTCCCCCACGCGCTGCAGGGCGACGAGGCGCGGCCCATCACGTCGTCGGAGGCCTCCGCCCGGCTCTTCGCCCGGATGAGCGACACCTTCGACCCACCGGACCACTGGCAGTCGCTCGTGCAGACGGGCCGCAACGCGTTGCGCTCCGGGGACGAGGGCGAGGTGGCCGGCGCGAAGAGCCTGCTGCTCCGGATGCTCGTCGGCGGCGAGGGCCGGATGGTCGAGTTGGCCGAGGACTACCTCACCCTCGACGACCTGGTGGCCACCGCCTCCCGGGAGATCGGCACCGGCGCCATCGGCGGCAAGGCGCTGGGCATGCTCGTGGCCAGGGCGATCCTGGCGCGGCAACCCCAGTTCCGGGCGAAGATGGAGGCCCACGACTCCTTCTTCCTGGGCGCGGACCTCTGGTACACCTACGTGGTCGCCAACGGGTGGTGGCGGCTGTGGATGCAGCAGAAGACCCCCGAGGGCTACTTCAGCGCCGGTGCGGAACTCCACCAGAAGCTCCCCACCGGCCGCTTCCCGCCGTCGGTGCGGGACCACTTCATGCGGATGCTGGAGTACTTCGGGCAGTCGCCGATCATCGTGCGCAGTTCCTCGCTGCTGGAGGACAACTTCGGAAACGCCTTCGCCGGCAAGTACGAGTCGGTCTTCTGCGCGGGCCAGGGCTCGCCGGAAGACCGGTACCGGCGCTTCGAGGATGCGGTGCGCGCGGTGTATGCCAGCGTCATGAGCGCCGAAGCGCTCGAGTACCGCCGCGACCGTGGCCTCTCGCACCTCGACGAGCAGATGGCCGTCCTGGTGCAGCGTGTCTCCGGAGACCACCACGGCGACCTCTTCTTCCCCCACGCCGGCGGGGTGGGCAACTCGTCGAACCTCTACGTCTGGGAACCGGGGATCGACCTCGAGGCCGGGATGTTGCGCGTCGTGTTCGGCCTGGGCACCCGGGCCGTGGACCGCACCCACGAGGACTACGCCCGGATCGTCACCCTCGACGTGCCCAGCCGCCGGCCCATCGTCGAGGAAGGGATGGAGCGACGCTATTCCCAGCGCTACGTCGACGTGGTCTCCCTGAGTGCCAACGAACTGGTGACCGAGCCACTGCTCGACATGCTCAGTGGCGCGGCCGGAGACCCCGACGGGCGGGTCGGGGCCGACTGGTCGCTGTTCCTCACCCCGGACCGGGGGGCTCTGCGGCGCCTGCAGGAACTGGGCCGCTCCGCAACGCAACCACAGATGATCTGTGACCTGCAGGGGCTCCTCACCACCACGGACTTCGGCACCTTGATGCGGGGGGTGCTCGCCTCCCTGGCAGAGGCCTACGACTACCCGGTGGACATCGAGTTCACCCTCAACTTCCGCCCGGACGGCGACTACCGCTTCAACCTCGTGCAGTGCCGTCCGCTCCAGACCCGCGGCCTGGGCAAGGCGGTGCTGATGCCGGAAGTGGCCGACACCGCGGACTGCCTGTTCAGCTCGAACGGCACGTTCATGGGCGGCAACGTGCGGCTCCCGATCGGAGCCGTCGTCTACGTGCGCCCCAAGCGCTACCTCAGCCTGGGACACCAGGACCGCTACGCGGTGGCCCGGCTGGTCGGCCAGGCGACTCGGGCGCTGAAGGGGAAGGGCGTGATGGCCATCGGCCCCGGCCGGTGGGGGACCACCACGCCGTCGCTGGGGGTGCCGGTCTCGTTCTCGGAGATCGCCGCGGCAGACGCGCTCATCGAGTACACCTACCCGGACGCGGATTTCCATCCCGACCTCAGCTACGGCAGCCACTTCTTCCAGGACATCGTCGAGGGGGAGACGTTCTACGCCGCCATCTTCGACGGGCGGCCCGGCTACGTGTTCAACCACGAGAAGCTGACGACGCAACCCAACGAGATCCTCTCTATCGTGCCCAACGCGGACCCGGCCATCGCCGAGGTGGTGCACGTGGTGTCCAGGGAGTCGCTCGTGCTGTACTCCGACGTCGTGAACCAGCGGGTCTTCTGCTGCTGA
- a CDS encoding alpha-L-fucosidase, with amino-acid sequence MLRFEIRTGPEFGDNPPAYPETGHVPDWYRDAKLGFFIHWGLYSVPAWATAHGPGGVPVEDAYTHHQYAEWYGNTVRIAGSPTWLHHQAVYGTGTSYEDLADHWRADQFDADDFVGRLVDAGARYIIPTSKHHEGFCLWGTGTTGFNAVQRGPRRDLIAELHDATRRAGARFGLYYSGALDWHVSDFPPIESDTDLFRFRRHDELFSRYAAAQLDELVERFAPDVLWNDIEWPDGGKGHEEYAVAALLKRYLDQVPDGVVNDRWGVPYHGFITREYMEINHTVEVPWEATRGLGFSFGYNQAEGSEHTLSGADLIRLLVDVVAKNGNLLINVGPRADGTIPELQAASMAALGGWLRSYGDAIYGTRPWVRFGDGDVRYTQKADTIYALLDPSPGELHIPHELAGARLRWLGADGEVTVSAGDWVSVPHVIRDEPVVVAAMEGIPVRAG; translated from the coding sequence ATGCTTCGTTTTGAGATCCGCACCGGGCCGGAGTTCGGCGATAACCCACCCGCATATCCCGAGACCGGACACGTGCCGGACTGGTACCGCGACGCGAAGCTGGGCTTCTTCATCCACTGGGGCCTCTACTCGGTGCCCGCCTGGGCAACTGCCCACGGGCCCGGGGGAGTGCCCGTCGAGGACGCCTACACCCACCACCAGTACGCGGAGTGGTACGGCAACACGGTGCGCATCGCCGGCAGCCCCACCTGGCTCCACCACCAGGCGGTCTACGGCACTGGCACCAGCTACGAGGACCTGGCGGACCACTGGCGCGCCGACCAGTTCGACGCCGACGACTTCGTCGGCCGCCTCGTCGACGCCGGCGCCCGCTACATCATCCCCACCTCCAAGCATCACGAGGGCTTCTGCCTCTGGGGCACGGGCACGACCGGTTTCAACGCCGTGCAGCGAGGCCCCCGCCGCGACCTGATCGCCGAACTGCACGACGCCACCCGCCGCGCCGGCGCCCGATTCGGGCTCTACTACTCCGGGGCGCTGGACTGGCACGTCTCAGACTTCCCGCCCATCGAATCCGATACCGACCTGTTCCGCTTCCGCCGCCACGACGAACTGTTCTCCCGCTACGCCGCCGCCCAGCTCGACGAGCTCGTGGAGCGGTTCGCGCCGGACGTGCTCTGGAACGACATCGAATGGCCCGACGGGGGCAAGGGGCATGAGGAATACGCCGTCGCCGCGCTACTCAAGCGGTACCTGGACCAGGTGCCCGACGGCGTTGTCAACGACCGCTGGGGGGTGCCCTATCACGGCTTCATCACCCGCGAATACATGGAGATCAACCACACCGTCGAGGTCCCCTGGGAAGCCACCCGCGGCCTCGGGTTCTCGTTCGGCTACAACCAGGCCGAGGGCTCGGAGCACACGCTCAGCGGTGCTGACCTCATCAGACTGCTCGTCGACGTGGTGGCCAAGAACGGCAACCTCCTCATCAACGTCGGCCCCCGCGCGGACGGCACCATCCCTGAGCTGCAGGCGGCGTCGATGGCGGCCCTCGGCGGCTGGCTGCGGAGCTACGGCGACGCCATCTACGGCACCCGCCCCTGGGTGCGTTTCGGCGACGGGGATGTTCGCTACACGCAAAAAGCGGACACGATCTACGCGCTGCTGGACCCGTCGCCCGGCGAACTCCACATCCCCCACGAGCTCGCCGGAGCGCGACTCAGGTGGCTCGGCGCCGACGGTGAAGTCACCGTCTCAGCGGGCGACTGGGTGTCGGTTCCCCACGTGATCAGGGACGAGCCGGTGGTGGTCGCGGCCATGGAAGGCATTCCGGTGCGGGCGGGCTAG
- a CDS encoding pyruvate carboxylase has translation MFQKVLVANRGEIAVRAFRAAYELGYRTVAVFPYEDRNADHRVKASESYLIGEEGHPVRAYLSIDEIIRAAKESGSDAIYPGYGFMSESPDFAKACEANGITFIGPSSDVLAMAGNKVRAIEAAKKAGVPVLNSCPPSTDVEVLKKAADEIGFPVFVKAVAGGGGRGMRRVDDPSKIADEVAAAMREAEAAFGDPTVYIEQAVAAPRHIEVQILADGEGNIVHLFERDCSIQRRHQKVIEMAPAPFISEELRQALCRDAVKFAESINYFCAGTVEFLVETDGPRAGEHVFIEMNPRIQVEHTVTEEITDVDLVQAQMRIANGETLEQIGIRQDELQIRGAALQCRITTEDPLNSFRPDTGLITAYRSASGAGIRLDGGTTGTGVEISPHFDSLLVKLTARGRDLKMAIARAQRALAEFRVRGVATNIPFLRAVLEDADFLAGPVTTNFIDERPYLLNARTPADRATKLLRHIAEVTVNKPHGDAPTTLDPGDKLPKVDLNGGVPDGSRQRLLALGAAGFAKELRDAVPVRVTDTTYRDAHQSLLATRVRTRDLLRIAPTQARLLPEMFSVECWGGATYDVALRFLGEDPWERLATLREAMPNQNLQMLLRGRNTVGYTPYPTEVTQAFVAEAAATGIDIFRIFDALNDVEQMRPAIEAVHTTNSVAEVALCYTSNLLDPNEKIYTLDYYLRLAEKIVDAGAHILAIKDMAGLLRPEAARRLVTALRERFDQPVHLHTHDTTGGQMATLMAAIDAGVDAVDVANSALSSTTSQPPMSALLMALDQTERQTELDAQAVLNLEPYWEAVRNLYKPFESGLPAPTGRVYSHEIPGGQLSNLRQQAIALGLGEKFEQIENMYEAADKILGRPIKVTPSSKVVGDLALHLVAVGADPKAFEEDPQNFDIPDSVIGFLGGELGEPAGGWPEPFRTKALGGRKVPVRVTEVSEEDLALLENEGRERQETLNRLLFPGPTKAFIQAREDFGDISVLPTVPYLYGMERGKEYAITLEKGVTLLAGLEAISEPDKRGKRTVMTLLNGQIRPVRVRDLSIKSEVAAAEKADTSNKGHVAAPFSGVVTPSVGEGDVVEAGAPVATIEAMKMEASINAPVSGTVRRVVLPGATQLEGGDLVLVIDAS, from the coding sequence ATGTTCCAAAAGGTATTGGTCGCCAACCGCGGCGAGATCGCAGTGCGCGCCTTCCGTGCAGCCTACGAACTCGGCTACCGCACCGTCGCAGTGTTCCCCTACGAGGACCGCAACGCCGATCACCGCGTGAAGGCGTCGGAGTCGTACCTCATCGGGGAGGAGGGCCACCCGGTCCGCGCCTACCTGAGCATCGACGAGATCATCCGGGCGGCCAAGGAATCCGGCTCCGACGCGATCTACCCCGGCTACGGCTTCATGTCGGAGAGCCCTGACTTCGCCAAGGCCTGCGAGGCGAACGGGATCACCTTCATCGGGCCCTCGTCCGACGTGCTCGCCATGGCCGGCAACAAGGTGCGCGCCATCGAGGCCGCCAAGAAAGCCGGCGTGCCGGTCCTCAACTCCTGCCCTCCGTCCACAGACGTCGAGGTGCTCAAGAAGGCGGCCGACGAGATCGGCTTCCCCGTGTTCGTGAAGGCCGTGGCCGGCGGCGGTGGCCGCGGTATGCGCCGCGTCGACGACCCCAGCAAGATCGCCGACGAGGTGGCCGCCGCCATGCGCGAGGCCGAGGCCGCGTTCGGTGACCCCACCGTCTACATCGAGCAGGCGGTCGCCGCCCCCCGTCACATCGAGGTGCAGATCCTCGCGGACGGCGAGGGCAACATCGTCCACCTCTTCGAGCGGGACTGCTCCATCCAGCGCCGCCACCAGAAGGTCATCGAGATGGCCCCGGCGCCGTTCATCTCTGAGGAACTGCGCCAGGCGCTGTGCCGCGACGCCGTGAAGTTCGCCGAATCCATCAACTACTTCTGCGCCGGCACCGTCGAGTTCCTCGTCGAGACCGACGGGCCCCGCGCCGGTGAGCACGTGTTCATCGAGATGAACCCGCGCATCCAGGTGGAGCACACCGTCACCGAAGAGATCACCGACGTGGACCTGGTGCAGGCGCAGATGCGCATCGCCAACGGCGAGACGCTCGAGCAGATCGGCATCCGTCAGGACGAGCTGCAGATCCGCGGCGCCGCCCTCCAGTGCCGCATCACGACGGAGGACCCGCTCAACTCCTTCCGCCCGGACACCGGCCTGATCACCGCGTACCGCTCGGCCTCCGGCGCAGGTATCCGCCTCGACGGCGGCACCACCGGCACCGGCGTCGAGATCAGCCCCCACTTCGACTCGCTGCTGGTCAAGCTGACCGCCCGCGGCCGCGACCTGAAGATGGCCATCGCCCGCGCCCAGCGCGCCCTGGCCGAGTTCCGTGTCCGCGGCGTGGCCACCAACATCCCGTTCCTGCGCGCAGTGCTGGAGGACGCCGACTTCCTGGCGGGGCCGGTCACCACCAACTTCATCGACGAGCGCCCCTACCTGCTCAACGCCCGCACCCCGGCAGACCGGGCCACCAAACTGCTGCGCCACATCGCCGAGGTCACGGTCAACAAGCCGCACGGCGACGCGCCCACCACGCTGGACCCGGGCGACAAGCTGCCGAAGGTGGACCTCAACGGGGGAGTCCCAGACGGCTCCCGTCAGCGCTTGCTGGCGCTCGGCGCCGCCGGGTTCGCCAAGGAACTGCGCGACGCGGTGCCCGTGCGGGTCACGGACACCACCTACCGCGACGCGCACCAGTCGCTGCTGGCCACCCGCGTCCGCACGCGTGACCTGCTGCGCATCGCCCCGACGCAGGCCCGCCTGCTGCCGGAGATGTTCTCCGTCGAATGCTGGGGCGGAGCCACCTACGACGTGGCGCTGCGCTTCCTGGGCGAAGACCCGTGGGAGCGGCTCGCCACGCTGCGTGAAGCAATGCCGAACCAGAACCTGCAGATGTTGCTGCGCGGCCGCAACACCGTCGGCTACACGCCGTACCCCACGGAGGTGACGCAGGCCTTCGTCGCCGAGGCAGCCGCCACCGGCATCGACATCTTCCGCATCTTCGACGCGCTCAACGACGTGGAGCAGATGCGCCCCGCGATCGAAGCGGTGCACACCACCAACTCGGTGGCCGAGGTGGCGCTGTGCTACACCTCGAACCTGCTGGACCCCAACGAGAAGATCTACACGCTCGACTACTACCTCCGCCTGGCGGAGAAGATCGTCGACGCAGGTGCGCACATCCTGGCCATCAAGGACATGGCCGGGCTGCTGCGCCCAGAGGCGGCCCGCCGCCTGGTCACCGCGCTCCGGGAACGTTTCGACCAGCCCGTGCACCTGCACACCCATGACACCACGGGCGGCCAGATGGCCACCCTCATGGCGGCCATCGACGCGGGGGTCGACGCCGTCGACGTGGCGAACTCGGCGCTCAGCTCCACCACCTCGCAGCCGCCGATGTCGGCTCTTCTGATGGCGCTGGACCAGACGGAGCGCCAGACCGAACTCGACGCGCAGGCCGTGCTGAACCTCGAGCCCTACTGGGAGGCCGTGCGCAACCTGTACAAGCCGTTCGAGTCCGGCCTTCCCGCGCCCACCGGCCGCGTCTACTCGCACGAGATCCCGGGTGGTCAACTGTCGAACCTGCGCCAGCAGGCCATCGCGCTCGGCCTCGGCGAGAAGTTCGAGCAGATCGAGAACATGTACGAGGCTGCAGACAAGATCCTCGGCCGGCCCATCAAGGTGACCCCGTCGTCGAAGGTGGTGGGCGACCTCGCGCTGCACCTCGTCGCCGTCGGTGCAGACCCGAAGGCGTTCGAAGAGGACCCGCAGAACTTCGACATCCCGGATTCCGTGATCGGCTTCCTCGGCGGCGAACTCGGCGAACCCGCCGGCGGCTGGCCTGAGCCGTTCCGCACCAAGGCGCTGGGGGGTCGCAAGGTCCCCGTCCGCGTCACCGAGGTGTCCGAGGAAGACCTGGCGCTGCTGGAGAACGAGGGGCGTGAGCGTCAGGAGACGCTCAACCGGCTGCTGTTCCCCGGCCCCACGAAGGCGTTCATCCAGGCCCGCGAAGACTTCGGCGACATCTCCGTGCTGCCCACCGTCCCATACCTCTACGGCATGGAACGCGGCAAGGAATACGCCATCACGCTGGAGAAGGGCGTCACGCTGCTGGCCGGTCTGGAGGCCATCTCCGAGCCCGACAAGCGCGGCAAGCGCACCGTCATGACGCTGCTGAACGGCCAGATCCGGCCGGTGCGGGTGCGTGACCTCTCGATCAAGTCGGAGGTCGCGGCGGCTGAGAAGGCGGACACCTCGAACAAGGGCCACGTGGCCGCACCCTTCAGCGGCGTAGTGACGCCGTCGGTGGGTGAGGGCGACGTCGTTGAGGCGGGGGCGCCGGTGGCCACGATCGAGGCGATGAAGATGGAGGCCTCCATCAACGCCCCGGTGAGCGGTACCGTCCGTCGCGTCGTGCTGCCGGGCGCCACCCAGCTCGAGGGCGGCGACCTCGTCCTGGTGATCGACGCCAGCTGA
- the serC gene encoding phosphoserine transaminase — protein sequence MMIPDDLLPLDGRFGSGPAKVRPEALDYLGLRSDIMGTSHRQAPVRELVATIQAGLAELYRLPDGYEVVLGNGGSTLFWDMAVFSLIEQRSAHGVFGEFTRKFARAASRAPHLDDPAIFEAPVGGVALPESRDSDVHAWAQNETSTGAAAPVVRRGDPDSIVLIDATSAAGGIDADISETDVYYFAPQKNFSSDGGLWLAFASPAAVERAERIKAGGRYIPEILDFSTAVSNSRKNQTLNTPALATLLLLEDQIQWMLDLGGMAEVAARCRRSSQTLYDWAEARSFASPFVTDPAHRSPVVATIDLDESVNAATVIAALRDNGIRDVDPYRALNRNQLRVGCYASVDPDDVEALTACLDYVIERL from the coding sequence ATGATGATCCCCGACGATCTGCTCCCGCTCGACGGCCGGTTCGGCTCCGGCCCGGCGAAGGTTCGCCCCGAGGCCCTCGACTACCTGGGCCTGCGCTCCGACATCATGGGCACCTCGCATCGTCAGGCCCCGGTCCGCGAACTGGTCGCCACCATTCAGGCGGGCCTGGCCGAGCTGTACCGCCTGCCCGACGGCTACGAGGTGGTGCTCGGCAACGGCGGCTCCACCCTGTTCTGGGACATGGCCGTCTTCTCGCTGATCGAGCAGCGCTCGGCCCACGGCGTCTTCGGCGAGTTCACCCGCAAGTTCGCCCGCGCCGCGTCGCGCGCCCCGCACCTGGACGACCCGGCGATCTTCGAGGCCCCCGTGGGCGGCGTCGCGCTGCCCGAGAGCCGCGACTCGGATGTCCACGCCTGGGCGCAGAACGAGACTTCAACCGGCGCGGCGGCCCCCGTCGTGCGCCGTGGCGACCCGGATTCCATCGTGCTGATCGACGCCACCTCGGCCGCCGGCGGCATCGACGCCGACATCTCGGAGACGGACGTCTACTACTTCGCCCCGCAGAAGAACTTCTCCTCCGACGGCGGGCTCTGGCTCGCGTTCGCCTCACCCGCTGCCGTCGAGCGGGCGGAGCGGATCAAGGCCGGGGGGCGCTACATCCCCGAAATCCTGGATTTCAGCACCGCGGTCAGCAACTCGCGGAAGAACCAGACGCTCAACACCCCCGCGCTGGCCACGCTGCTGCTGCTCGAGGACCAGATCCAATGGATGCTGGACCTCGGCGGGATGGCGGAGGTCGCGGCGCGCTGCCGCCGCTCCAGCCAGACGCTGTATGACTGGGCCGAAGCGCGCAGCTTCGCGTCGCCGTTCGTGACGGACCCGGCGCACCGCTCCCCCGTCGTCGCAACGATCGACCTGGACGAGAGCGTCAACGCAGCCACGGTCATCGCAGCGCTGCGCGACAACGGCATCCGCGACGTGGATCCGTACCGGGCGCTGAACCGCAACCAGCTGCGCGTCGGCTGCTATGCGTCGGTTGACCCCGACGACGTGGAGGCGCTCACCGCGTGCCTCGACTACGTGATCGAGCGGTTGTAA
- a CDS encoding N-acetylglucosamine-6-phosphate deacetylase, protein MAVTQIKVAHAVTPEGVVDDAVLTVDGDRIVSVESGGGGEGALWAVPGFVDSHCHGAVGVAFGNPDREANLRAVDYHRKQGSTTVFASTVTEPIEKLEAQLAVLKELVEAGELGGIHLEGPFLAEAKKGAHDPALLRDPDPESVERLIAAGGDALKMITLAVERDHGEEATRRFVEAGVHVAFGHSDADDVTTAESIEWGADIATHLFSAMRSIHHREPGPVPVLLSDERVMVELICDGIHHAPVIAAMSIDAAGPGRVALVTDAMSATGIGDGNYLLGELEVAVKDGTARLVTTDGSQGAIAGSTLTMARAFEFVVQEVGVSIPDAALMASTTPAKWHGVPDVGELAPGKFADVCLVDDDGVLRGVLRRGEWIVASQAG, encoded by the coding sequence ATGGCCGTTACGCAGATCAAGGTTGCCCACGCAGTCACTCCCGAAGGCGTCGTCGACGACGCGGTCCTCACCGTCGACGGTGACCGCATCGTCTCCGTCGAATCCGGTGGCGGGGGAGAGGGCGCCCTCTGGGCAGTCCCGGGATTCGTCGACTCGCACTGCCACGGGGCCGTCGGTGTCGCCTTCGGCAACCCCGACCGAGAGGCCAACCTGCGGGCCGTCGACTACCACCGCAAGCAGGGCTCCACCACGGTGTTCGCCTCGACGGTGACCGAACCCATCGAGAAGCTCGAGGCGCAGTTGGCCGTCCTGAAGGAACTGGTGGAGGCCGGCGAACTGGGCGGCATCCACCTGGAGGGGCCGTTCCTGGCCGAGGCCAAGAAGGGCGCCCACGACCCCGCGCTGCTGCGCGACCCTGATCCGGAATCCGTCGAGCGCCTCATCGCCGCCGGCGGCGACGCCCTGAAGATGATCACGCTCGCCGTCGAACGCGACCACGGCGAGGAAGCCACCCGCCGCTTCGTGGAGGCCGGGGTCCATGTCGCCTTCGGCCACTCGGATGCCGATGACGTGACCACCGCGGAATCCATCGAGTGGGGCGCCGACATCGCCACCCACCTGTTCTCCGCCATGCGCTCCATCCACCACCGCGAGCCCGGCCCCGTGCCGGTGCTGCTCTCCGACGAGCGCGTGATGGTGGAGCTGATCTGCGACGGCATCCACCACGCCCCGGTGATCGCCGCCATGTCCATCGACGCCGCCGGACCCGGCCGCGTCGCGCTGGTGACCGACGCCATGAGCGCCACCGGCATCGGCGACGGCAACTACCTCCTCGGTGAGCTCGAGGTGGCGGTCAAGGACGGCACAGCCCGCCTCGTGACCACCGATGGCAGCCAGGGCGCCATCGCCGGCTCCACCCTGACCATGGCCCGCGCCTTCGAGTTCGTCGTGCAGGAGGTCGGCGTCTCGATCCCCGACGCGGCGCTCATGGCGTCGACCACCCCAGCGAAGTGGCACGGCGTGCCGGACGTCGGCGAACTCGCGCCCGGGAAGTTCGCGGACGTGTGCCTCGTGGACGACGACGGCGTGCTGAGGGGCGTGCTGCGCCGCGGCGAGTGGATCGTCGCCTCCCAGGCCGGTTGA